The Clostridiales bacterium genomic sequence TCTTCTCGTTTGGAGGTGTTCACCATGAAAAAGTTAATCGCCATGCTCGCTTTATCCGCCGTTACCGCGACTTCGCTCGCCGCTTGCGGAAAGCCCACGCCCAAAGCGGTCGATATCGAATCGCCCGCTCCGTCGCAAACCACGCGGTCCGTACAGCAAGCCGAAGAGTCGGGCGACGGAAACATGACCGAAATAGAAATAAAAATCGACGGAACAGACTTACACGAATTTTTCGGCAAACGTATGCTTCGCTCGCCTATTTACGGCGTGCGGCGACATTTCGAGCCCGATATTTTCGGCACGTACACCGTCGAATACGTTCACACACCGTTTGGCGAAGAACAGGACGATACGCTAAGCTACGAGCTAGTGCTCAATTCCGACAATACGTTTACTCTTGTCGCCACGGCTAACGGCGTTACTTCCGACCACTACGGGCATTGGTATTCGAGTCGCCGCAATATAACCCTGTTCTACGACGAGCCTATTGATCCTACCGCGCATAACGTATACGTTGCCGACGCGCTATACGCCGAACGGCTCGATCAGGGCAAGCTACTCGTCTACGACAATTGCAAAACGATCATCCTTTCAAGGCAGACAGCGGACCTGCCCGAAGTCCAAGCCGCAAGGTAGCTAAACCGCACACACCGCTATTATAGCAATGCAAACGACAGCCGCGTAAATAATCGACGCGGCTTTACCCTTTTTGAGCATAAAGAAGTCGCTCGCGCCGAACATTACGGGATAGCACGCGAATACGGCGGCACGCGATTTAATATACAAAACACCGTAAGGGATCTGAGCTAAACCGAATGAAATATAGTCGAGCGGTATAAGAAGATACTTGCACGCTATAAGAACTGCGCCACAACCCGGTATAGCGGCAATGGGCGTTAGCACGAATATCGATATGAAAACGACCGAAACGTACGGCAGTAATATCATGTTCGCAAGCACCGCCGTCAATTGGAATTGATTGAAGAAATACACTTCGGCGGGAAGTATTCCCACAGACACCGATACCGACGCGCTTATCGCGCTTGACACCTTGTTGTTCGCGCCGTGCCTTCTCAACGCACGCCCTATCATATTGGCAAACATGGCTATACCCAATATCGCGCCGAAGCTGAGCAAAAACCCGGCTTCGAACAAGTACAGCGGTTTTACCGCCAGAATAAGCGAGAACGCGCACAAGAGCGACGACAAAATATCGTGCCGTCCACCTACTATCAGCGCGACGCTCGACGCAAACGCCATTACTACGGCCCGCACGACCGACGGAGAAAAATCAGCCATTACCGTGTACGCCAAAAGTACCGCGCCTATTATCGGCAGTCGAATTTTCTTACCGACTTTGCATAAAACGAGGTTAAGAACTATCGTCAAGAATCCTATATGCAAGCCCGATACCGCCATGATATGCCCGAGGCCTGCCGCCGAAAAGTAATCGGTAATATCGCCATCGAGCGAATGTTTATCGCCCGTAATCATGGAAAACGCGATATTTCCATACTTTTCACCCATATTGTCAAGATATAAGCCGTGCAACGCCTGCAAAAACCTTTCGAGTGGTTTGGGATTGCCGCGCATGATCGATACGTTATCATCGGTGATCGTCGCATAGTATCTTATGTCGGAGCGATACGCGGAACCGTTTATCTCACCGTCCTCGTAAAGCTCATTGATCTTAACGTTTGCGCCGAACGCTATCCTATCGCCCATCGTTATCGATTCGGCGATCGCCGAAATATCGGGATCGAAGCTTAGCCGCAAAACGCCGTCCGCCTTTGTGCCGCCGAGCGTAAGCTCGTCTAAGTCCACGCGGTACTCGCCCGACCTTACGTCGACATAGCACACCCTGCCGATAACAGCTTGACTTCCGCCCTGTTCTTGAGAACGCGCCCACGCGTTTATATTGGCGCAACCGACCGAAAACGCGCTCGTACTTGCTATGAGTGCAAGCGCGAACGCCAAAACAACGCGAAGCCTGACCTTTTCGCGGCGGAATTTCAATATAGATACCGCAAGCTCGGCACAAATCGCGCACAGCAAAATACAACCCAAAACAATGCCGACAGCACGGCTGAACGCGTACGCATATACGCAAAACACCGCCGCCGTCACCGATAACGCTACTATTAAAAAAGCTCTGAAATTTATGGGCGTATTCATTAGTTCATAGTAACGGATTTAATAAATT encodes the following:
- a CDS encoding ComEC/Rec2 family competence protein; translation: MNTPINFRAFLIVALSVTAAVFCVYAYAFSRAVGIVLGCILLCAICAELAVSILKFRREKVRLRVVLAFALALIASTSAFSVGCANINAWARSQEQGGSQAVIGRVCYVDVRSGEYRVDLDELTLGGTKADGVLRLSFDPDISAIAESITMGDRIAFGANVKINELYEDGEINGSAYRSDIRYYATITDDNVSIMRGNPKPLERFLQALHGLYLDNMGEKYGNIAFSMITGDKHSLDGDITDYFSAAGLGHIMAVSGLHIGFLTIVLNLVLCKVGKKIRLPIIGAVLLAYTVMADFSPSVVRAVVMAFASSVALIVGGRHDILSSLLCAFSLILAVKPLYLFEAGFLLSFGAILGIAMFANMIGRALRRHGANNKVSSAISASVSVSVGILPAEVYFFNQFQLTAVLANMILLPYVSVVFISIFVLTPIAAIPGCGAVLIACKYLLIPLDYISFGLAQIPYGVLYIKSRAAVFACYPVMFGASDFFMLKKGKAASIIYAAVVCIAIIAVCAV